ATGTTAAGAGCCTTAGTAGTAGATGATGAAAAATCTTCTGGAGAAATAATAAAGTATTTAGTCAATATGAATAATTTCCCCATAGAGATTATAGGTCATGCCTATAGTGGCGATGAGGCCATAGACCTTATTCACAAATTAAAGCCTCAAGTGGTTTTTATTGATATACAAATGCCAGTATACAATGGCCTTCAAGTGATGGAAAAAATCAATAGTTCTTATGATGGCGCTATAAAATTCATAGTCATAACAGCCTATGCATATTTTGAGTATGCTCAGCAGGCCTTAAGATTGGGAGCCAAGGATATATTATTAAAACCCATTGATAATAATCAATTTATTAAAACTATTAAAGAGAACATAGACTTTATATACACTAAAAATGAAACCTTCAATGAAATTATAAATTATATAAATAATAATTATGAAAAGAATTT
The genomic region above belongs to Anaeromicrobium sediminis and contains:
- a CDS encoding response regulator transcription factor codes for the protein MLRALVVDDEKSSGEIIKYLVNMNNFPIEIIGHAYSGDEAIDLIHKLKPQVVFIDIQMPVYNGLQVMEKINSSYDGAIKFIVITAYAYFEYAQQALRLGAKDILLKPIDNNQFIKTIKENIDFIYTKNETFNEIINYINNNYEKNLELNKCAQHFYLSPNHLSRMFKKYLNKNFITYLNELRIKKAQELLIESNLTIQEISHLVGYNNLNYFYRNFKQCHNTTPKKFREKHSTILYK